Sequence from the Piscinibacter sp. HJYY11 genome:
GACCTGCTCACCGTCGCGGTGCAGGCGCCCAACGTGCTGGTGGTGCCGGCCGCGTCGCCGCTCAAGAGCGTGGCCGAAGTCATCGCGGAGTTGAAGAAGACGCCGGGTCAGGTGAGCTTCGCGTCGTCGGGCAACGGCTCGTCGGACCACCTCACCGCCGAGCTCTTCTGGCTGCAGACGGGCACCTCCGGTTCGCACGTGCCCTACAAGGGCGGCGCGCCGGCGATCCAGGACCTGCTGGGCGCCCAGGTGCAGGCCTCGTTCCAGAACGTCAACGCGGTGCTGCAGCACATCCAGAGCGGCAAGCTGCGCGCGCTGGCCATCACCGGCGACAAGCGCTCCGCCGTGTTGCCCAACGTGCCCACGCTGGCCGAGAGCGGCGTGACCGGCGTCGACGTGTATTCGTGGCAGGGCATCGCCGCGCCGCGCGGCCTGCCGAGCGAGGTGAAGGCCAAGCTGCACGGCGCCATCGTGGCCGCGCTCGGCGACGCGCAGGTCAAGGCCGACTTCACCAGGATCGGCATCGAGGTGGTGGCCAACACGCCGGAGCAGTTCGCCGTCTTCCAGGTCGGTGAATCGGCCCGCTGGAAAAAGCTGATCGACACGCGCAAGATCACCGCCGACTGAGCCATGACAAACGACACTCCTCGTGTGGCGCAGATGCGCGTCATCCCCGTCGCCGGCCGCGACGGCATGCTGCTGAACCTGAGCGGTGCGCATGCGCCGTTCTTCACCCGCAACCTCGTCATCCTCACCGACAACGCCGGCCGCACCGGCGTGGGCGAAGTGCCGGGCGGCGAGAAGATCCGCCAGACGCTGGAAGACGCGAGCGCGCTCGTCGTCGGCCAACCGGTCGGCGACGTGCAGCGCGTGCTGCGCCTGGTGCGCGAGCGCTTCGCCGACCGCGATGCCGGCGGCCGCGGCCTGCAGACCTTCGACCTGCGCACCACCATCCATGTGGTGACCGCCATCGAGTCGGCGCTGCTCGACCTGCTGGGCCAGCACCTCGGCCTGCCGGTGGCGGCGCTGCTCGGCGAAGGCCAGCAGCGCGAGTCGGTGGAGATGCTGGGCTACCTCTTCTTTGTGGGTGACCGCACGAAGACCAACCTGCCGTACACCGCGCCGAGCGACGAGCCGGCCGACGCCGACGACTGGCAGCGCCTGCGCCACGAAGCGGCGATGTCGCCGGCGGCCATCGTGCGCCTGGCAGAGGCGGCCCGTGCGCGCTATGGCTTCAACGACTTCAAGCTCAAGGGCGGCGTGCTGGCGGGCGAAGCGGAGGTGGAGGCGGTGACGGCGCTGCACGAGCGCTTCCCCGACGCCCGTGTCACGCTCGACCCGAACGGCGGCTGGTGGTTGAAGGACGCGATCCGTTTGATGCGCGACATGCGCGGCGTCGTCGCCTACGCCGAAGACCCCTGCGGCGCGGAGGACGGTTTCTCCGGCCGCGAGGTGATGGCGGAGTTCCGCCGTGCGACCGGCCTGCCGACCGCGACCAACATGGTCGCGACCGACTGGCGACAGTTCACGCACGCGCTCAGCCTGCAGTCGGTCGACATCCCGCTCGCCGACCCGCACTTCTGGACCATGGCCGGCTCGGTGCGCGTGGCGCAGACCTGCCGCGACTGGGGCCTCACCTGGGGCTCGCACTCCAACAACCACTTCGACGTGTCGCTCGCGATGTTCACCCACGTCGGCGCCGCCGCCCCCGGCCGCGTGACCGCGATCGACACCCACTGGATCTGGCAGGACGGCCAGCGCCTCACCAAGGAGCCGCTGCAGATCGTGGGTGGCCATGTGCAGGTGCCGAAGAAGCCCGGCCTGGGCATCGAGCTCGACATGGTCGAGGTGGAAAAGGCCCACGCGCTCTACCGGCAGCACGGGCTCGGCGCGCGCGACGACGCCATCGCGATGCAGTTCCTCGTGCCCAACTGGAAGTTCGATCCGAAGCGACCCTGCCTCGTGAGGTGATCGGCCCCTTCGCGTGAGTGGCGCTCTAAACTGCGCCGCACATCGTCGAGGAGGTGTCGTGACGGAAACCTGGGACTTCTATCCGCTGCGGGTGGACAACAAGCCGGCGTCCACGTTCGTGGACCTCGGCATTGCCGAGTCGGCGCCACTGCCTCACCTGCCGCACATGGCCTATGTGCGACTCCACATGAACGACCCGCGGCCCGACGGCTTGTCGAGCCGGGAGGAGTTCGACGCGCTGGTGCGTGTGGAAGATGCGTTGCAGGAGGCGCTGTGCGGTGAAGGCGTGGGCTATGTCGGCCGGTGCACCACCAACGCCCGCCGCGATTTCTATTTCTACATCGGCAACCCGCAAGGCTGGGACGCCAAGGTGCAGCAGGCGATGGACGGCATCGACGACGAATACAAGTTCTCGTGCGGCACGCGGCCCGATGCCGACTGGTCGGTTTATTTCAACTTTCTCTCGCCGGGGGAGGAAGACCGCCAGTGCATGGAGAACCGCCAGGTCTGCGCCGCACTCGAGCGGCACGGCGACACTCTCACGATCGCGCGCGAGATCGACCACTGGGCCTACTTCTCGAACGCGGACACCATGCGCGCCTATGTGGCCGACGTGGCGGCCCAGGGCTTCCAGTTGCGCGAGGCGAGGGACGATGTCGAAGGCGAGCGCAGCCACTGCGCGCGCGTATGGCGCATCGACGTGCCGGCCTACGACCAGATCGACGAGGTGACGCTGACGCTCTTCGCCGCGGCGAGGCGGCACGATGGCGACTACGACGGCTGGGAGTGCCCCGTCGAGGCGGAAGAACAGGACAGGAGCGAAGCATGAGCCACCAGCAGATCCGTGAGGCCTTGGCCGGCGTCACCCGGCATTTCGAGCAGCACCCCGAGCTCGGGCCCACCACCGATTCGACCGCGGTGGCCACCTGGCAGGGCGGCCTGCGCTTCCAGACCGCAGGCCCCAACGGCGCCACGCTGGTGAGCGAGATGCCGAAAGCCGTGGGCGGTGGCGGCAGCGCGCCCACGCCGGGCTGGCTGCTGCGCGCCGCGCTCGCCAACTGCAACGCCTCGATGATCGCCCTGCGTGCGGCGCAGAGCGGCATCGCGCTCACGCGGCTCGACGTCAGCGTCGACAGCGATTCCAACGATCGCGGCATGCTGGGTCTTTCCCACGAGGTCCCCCCTGGGCCGCTGGCGGTGCGCGTGAAGGTGCGCCTGGCGGCCGACGGTGCGTCGGCGGCGCAGCTGCAAGAGCTGGTCACCTGGGCCGAGCGCCATTCACCGGTGGCCGATGCGCTGCAGCGCGCGGTGCCGGTGAGCACGTCGGTCGAGATCGGCTGAGGCGGCCCGCATGACCGAGATCGAAAGCTTCGGCGGCTGCCTGTGCGGCGCGGTGCGCTACCGCGTGACGGGCGTGCCCACCACCAGCAGCGTGTGCCACTGCCGCAGCTGCCGGCTCGCAAGCGGTGCCACGCCGGTGGCGTGGGTGGTCGTCCCCATCGAGCGCTACACGCTGCTGAGCGGCCGGCTCACCACCCACCGCTCCTCGCTGCCGGTGCAGCGCAGCTTCTGCGCGCATTGCGGCACGCCCATCGCGTACCAGCACGACGACGCGCTGCACGAGATCGAGCTGACGACCGCGACGCTCGACGAGCCCGAGCGCTTCCCGCCCACCTACGAGATCTGGCACCAGGACAAGCTCTCCTGGGCGGCCACCGATCCCCGGCTGCCCCACCACCACCGCGACCCGCCGTGAAGTTCGCGGCCTTCCTGCGCAACGTCAACCTCGGCCGCCCGGGCGCGCCCACCAAGACGCAGCTGGAGCAGGCGTTTGCCGAGGCGGGTGGCCTCGACGCGCAGAGCTTCCAGGTCAACGGCACGGCGGTGTTCAGCGCACGCTCGCCCGCCGGCGCCGAGCGTGTGCTGCGCAAGGCGCTAAAGCTGCTGCGCGAGGAGTGCGGTCTCGTGGAGCCCGGCTGCGTGCGTTCGCTCGACGAGCTGGCGCCGCTCGTCGGATCACGTGTGTTCAAGCCCTTCGACCCGGACGATGTCTACGAGTACGGCCTGTCGTTCGCGTGTGACCGAGACGTCGCGGCACCGGGCAAGCTGCCGCTCGACAACCCGCAAGGCAACGTGCGCCTGCTGGCGCTGAAGGACGGCAACGCCCTCAGCGTCTGCTGGAAGCGGGGCGCGAGCCCCGGCAGCCCGAACCTCTTTCTCGAACGCACGACCGGCGTGGCCTGGACCACGCGCGCGATCGGCACCGTGCGGCGCCTGCTGGCCAAGCACGCCGCGTGATCAGGTCACCGGCGCCGGGTTGAAGAGCACCAGCGCGTTGTGGAGCTTCCACTGCTCGGCCCAGGTTCTCTTGCGGCCGCTCGCCACGTCGAGCATCAGGCGGAAGAGCTCCCAGCCCACATCTTCGATCGTCGCCTCGCCATCGGCGATGCGGCCGGCGTTCACGTCCATCAAATCGTGCCAGCGACGCGCGAGCTCGCTGCGCGTGGCCACCTTGATCACCGGGCATTCGGCCAGGCCGTAGGGCGTGCCACGGCCGGTGGTGAAGACGTGCAGGTTCATGCCGGCGGCGAGCTGCAGCGTGCCGCAGATGAAATCGCTCGCCGGCGTGGCGGCGTAGACGAGGCCCTTCTGCTGCAGCTTCTCGCCGGGTGACAGCACGCCGCTGATTGGCGCGCTTCCGCTCTTGACGATGGAGCCCATCGCTTTCTCGACGATGTTGGACAGCCCCCCGGCCTTGTTGCCCGGCGTCGTGTTGGCGCTGCGGTCGACGCTGCCGCGCTTGAGGTACGCGTCGTACCAGGCCATCTCGCGGATCATCGCGTCGGCCACCTCGGGCGTGGTGGCGCGCGCGGTGAGCTGGGCGATGCCGTCGCGGACCTCGGTGTTCTCGCTGAACATGACAGTGGCGCCGGCACGCACCAAGAGGTCGGTGCAGAAGCCGACCGCAGGGTTGGCGGTGACGCCACTGAAGGCATCGCTGCCGCCGCATTGCACGCCGACCACGAGTTCGCTCGCCGGCACGGTCTCGCGCTGTCGCGCGTTGAGTTTCTGCAGGTGGCGCTCGGCGGTGGCCATGATGTCGTCGATCATCGACATGAAGCCGATGTGTGCTTCGTCCTGCAGGCACACCACGTCGAGCGGCTCCGGCTCCTGCCGTTCATCGACGATCGCGAAGGTGCCGGGCGGCAAGAGCCGTTCGGGCTGGAGCTTCTCGCAACCGAGGCTCACCACCATCACCTCGCCGCCGAAGTTCGGGTTGCGGCTGATGTTGCGCAGCGTGCGGATGGGGATCACCGCATCGGGCGCGTCGATCGCCACCCCGCAGCCGTAGCTGTGCTCCAGGCCCACCACGTCGTCGACGTTCGGGTACTTGGGCAGCAGCTCGGCCTTGATGCGCTTGACCGCGAAGTCGAGCACGCCGGCCACGCACTGCACGGTGGTGGTGATGGCGAGGATGTTGCGCGTGCCCACCGAACCGTCGGCGTTGCGGTAGCCCTCGAAGGTGTAGCCGGTGAGCGGCCCGGCCGGGGCCGGCTTCACGGTGGCCTTCGGCAGGCCGTCGAGCGAGCGCGCCTCGGGCATCTGCAGCAGGCGCTCGTGCACCCAGCTGCCGGCGGGAATGTCTTTCGCGGCGCGGCCGATGGGCACGTCGTAGCGGCGCACCTCGTCGCCGGCCTTGAGGTCGACGAGCGCGACCTTGTGGCCTTGCGGCACCTTGTCGACGAGCGTGAGGCCCGAGGGCAGCACGGTGCCCGCGGGCAGGCCGCCGTCGTTGGCAACGATGGCCACGTTGTCGTGGCCGTGCATGGTGATGAGGAGCGGGGGTCTCATGGTCACTCCAGTTTCACCTTGCCTTCCTTGCCGACGCGGGTCCACTTGGCGATCTCGGCCTTGCCGAAGGCGGTGAACTGCTCGGGTGTGTTGGCGGTGTGCGCCAGGCCCAGGCCGTCGAGGCGCGCCTTCACGTCGGGCATGGCGAGGATCTTCGCGATCTCAGCGTTGAGCCTGTTGACGATGGCCGGCGGTGTGGCGGCCGGTGCGTAGAAGGCCTGCCAGCTCGCCACGTCGAAGCCGGCCACGCCGGCCTCCTGCAGCGAAGGCACGTCGGGCAGGGCGGCGCTGCGTTGGGCCGAGGTCACGGCCAGCGCGCGCACCTTGCCCGACTGGATGTGCGGCACGGCTACCGTCACCGTCTCGAAGCTCATCGGCACCTGGCCGCCGATCACGTCCTGGATGGCCGGGGCGCTGCCCTTGTAGGGCACGTGCGTGATGTCGGCGCCGGTGAGCAGCTTGAACATCTCGCCCGACAGGTGCTGCGAGCTGCCCTGGCCGGCCGACGCGAAGCTGATGCTGCCCGGCGACTTCTTCGCCGCGGCGATCAGTTCGGGCACGGTCTTGTAGGGCTGGGCGGCGCCGACCAGCAGCACGTTGGAGATGCTGCCGAGCAGGATCACGTGCGCAAAGTCGTTCACCGCGTTGTAGGGCATCTTGGGCTGCAGCGCCGGGTTGATGGCGTGGCTGGCGATGGTGCCGAGCAGCAGCGTGTAGCCATCGCCCGGCGACTTGGCCACCGCGTCGGCCCCGATCACGCCGCCGGCACCGGCCTTGTTCTCCACCAGCACCGTCTGCTTGAGCGCGACCTGCAGCTTCTCGCCGATCAGGCGCGCCAGCACGTCGCTCGTGCCGCCCGCCGCGAAGGGCACGACGATGCGGATGGGCTTGCTGGGCCACGCGTCTTGCGCGAAGGCGAGCGGCGTGTGGCTGAGCGCGAGGGCGGTGAGCAGCAGGTGGCGGCGGTGCATGGATGTCTCCTTGTGAATGAAGCCGCCGCCCACCTGGCGTGAGCGGCGGCCGGTGCGATCACCAGGCCATGCGGATGCCGGCCTGGAAGACGCGGTTCTCGGCGATGTAGTCCTTCAGGTCACCCGTGGAGAACGATACGCCGGAGTAGAGGAACGTGCTCTTCGACAGGGTGTACCAGCCCATCAGTGCGGCCTTGCCCAGCGTGGCGTCGGCGCCGGCGGCGTTTTCGTACTTCACGCTGGAGTAGTTGGCGCCGAAGGTGAAGCGGTCCACCGGCACCTGCACGCCGATGCTGTAGCCGTTGATCTCGTCGGCGGTGAAGGCCGGGCCGCTGTAGGTCACGAGCAGGTTGTTGCCGGTGAAGGCGCCGTTGCCTGAGCCGAGGGCGAGGTCCTGGTTGAGCTGGATGCCACCGAGCAGCTTCACCGGGCCGAAGTTGTAGTTGGCGCCGAAGGTGAAGGACTTGTTGACGTCGGCCCCCGTCGTGCGCGACTCGTTCCACTCGTACGAGGCCGCGATGTTGAACGGGCCGCTGCCGAAGCCGAGCTTCACGCCGTGGAAGCGGTCGGCCGTGCCTTCGCCCGGGGCCACCTGCAGTGTGCCGACGAAGCCGCCGAGGTTGCGCGTGGCGAGTTGCACCACGTTGTTGGCGCGCGGCGCGTTCAGCCAGAAGGGCAGGTTGCGGCCGGCGTTGGTGCTGGCGGTGCCCTGGTTGGCCACCGAGGCGTTGCCGTAGGGGTTGGTGAGGCCCATCACCGAGTCGGAGAGGATGTACTGGCGGCCCAGGCGCAGCTCGCCGAGCGAGGCCTGCGACAGGCCGACGAACACCTGCCGGCCGAAGGCGAGGCCGCCCTGGCCGAGCGCGCCGGTGTCGGCGCTCAAGCCGCTTTCCAGCACCGCGTTGGCCTTGAGACCACCGCCCAGGTCTTCGCTCACGCGCACGCCCCAGCGCGAGCCGTTGAGTCCGTTGACGACGCCGTCGTTCAGCTTCCACACGTTGCCGGCGCCCGAGGCGCTGCCGGCCTTGTAGTGATCGACGGCGAGGTCGACCAGGCCATAGAGCACGACGCTCGATTGCGCCTGCGCGGCGCCGGTGGCAAGCCATGCGACGGCCGCAAGCAGGCCGATCTTGAAGGTGGGTGCGTTCATCAGGGATCTCCTCGACAGGGGTGTTGTCAGCGGCCCGTTGGAATGTGTGGGCACAGGTCTGCCCAGCCCGGTCGCTGGAGCCATCGCGACCGGGTGCTGCAAGAAAACGAGGGAGGGCGCGGCGCTCAGCCGTGCCGGTTGAGCGCGCGCGCAGCCTGCGGCGCGAGTCGGGTGCGGCGGTGGTGCTTCACGGCCGTGAGCTCAGGCGAGCGAGAGGGCTTCGACCCAGTTGGGGTTGCGGCCCGCGGCGTGCTCGGCGGTGAGCGTGAGCGCGCCGGTCTCGCCGTCGATGCGGTAGACGCTGAGCCGGTGCGATGACTGGCCCGCGGCGACGAGAAAGCGGCCCGAGGGCGTGATGGCAAAACCGCGCGGCTGGGCCTGGGTGGGGGTGTGGCCGCGCGGCGTGAGGGCGCCGCTCGTGGCGTCGACCGCAAAGGTGGCGAGCGTGGAAGAGCGGCGCTCGCTGGTGTAGAGAAAGCGCCCTTCGGGCGTGAAGCGCAGCTCCGAGGCCCAGGGCTCGCCGCTGAAACCGGGCGGCAGCGTGCCGAGCGTCTGCTTCGGCGTGAGCGTGCCGCGCGTGCGGTCGAGGGCCAGCACGTCGAGGCTGGCGTCGAGCTCGTTGAGCAGCACGGCGAACGCCCCGGTCGGATGGAAGGCGAGGTGGCGCGGGCCCGCCTCGGCGCGCATCGCGAGCAGGTAAGGCTCGCTGGGCGAGAGCGCGCCGGTGTCGGCATCGAAGCGGAACTGCAGCACGTGACCCCCGCCGAGCGAGGTGGCGAGCACATGCCGGTTGCCGGGCAGTGCGCGGATGCAGTGCGCCTTCGGTGCGGTCGGGATCTGCTGGGTCGAGGGGCGCGGCTTGCCATCGGCGCCGATCGGGTTCACGGCGACGATGTTGCCGCCGTACGAGGCGCTGAAGAGCCAGCGGCCGGTCTCGTCGGTGGAGAGGTAGGCCATGCTGTCGGGCAGCGGGGCTTCGCCGATCTTGGTGAGAAGGCCGCTCTCGCGGTCGATGCCGAAGGCGACGACCGCGATCGGCTCGCTGCGGCGTGCGGCGTAGAGGAAGCGCTGGTCGGGGCTGATGGCCAGCGGCATCACCGTGCCGCCGACGTCGGCCGCCCGCAGCGTGGCGAGCGTGCCGGTCGATTCGTCCAGCGACAACACCGAGATGTCGCCGCTGTCTGCATTGCTGACGTAGATCACCGTGCCCATGCCGCGCTCACTTCAGGATCAGATTGGGCAGCCACATCGCGAAGCCCGGCACGTAGGTCACGAGCATCAGCGCAAAGATGAGGGCGCCGTAGAAGGGCCAGATGGTCTTCATCACCGTGCCCACCGACACCTCGCCGATGGTGCAGCCGACGAACTGCGTCGTGCCGACCGGCGGTGTGTTCAAGCCGAGCGCGCAGTTGATCAGCATCACGATGCCGAACTGCTCGGTCGTCATGCCGTACTGCTGGCAGATGGGCAGGAAGATCGGCGTGCAGATCAGGATGGTCGCCGCCATGTCGAGGAAGGTGCCCAGCACGAAGAGGATGATGTTCACCCACAGGAAGATGACCCAGGGCGAGCTCGTCATCGAGGCGAGTGCCTTGCCCGTCAGCTCGGCCACGCCGTACAGGCCGATGAGGTAGCCGAACATCGAGCTGATGCCGATCAGCAGCAGCACGGTGCCGGTGGTCTTCACCGCCTTGGCCGCTGCCTTCAGGAACTGCTCGCGCGTCAGGCGCTTGTAGACGATGGCCGCGAGGAAGAGCGCCCACACCACCGCGACCGAGGCCGACTCGGTGGCGGTGAACGCGCCGGAGAGGATGCCGGCGATGATGATCACCACCACCAAGAGGCCCGGCAGCGAGAGCGCGAACGACTGCCACACGATGGCCCAGCCCGGGAAGGTGCCCGCCGGGTAGCCGCGCTTGACGGCCACGAAGTACGCCGCGGCCAGGTTGCACACCGTGAGGATGATCGCCGGCACGATGCCCGCGAGGATCAGCGCTGCGATGCTCACCTTGCCGCTGGCCGCGAGCGTGAAGATGATGAGGTTGTGCGAGGTGGGCATCAGCGCGCCCACGAGCGACGCATGCGTGGTCACGTTGACCGCGTAGTCGGCGTCGTAGCCTTCCTTCTTCATCTGCGGGATCAGCACCGCGCCCATGGCCGACACGTCGGCCACCGGCGAGCCCGACACGCCGCCGAAGAGCGTGCAGGCCAGCACGTTGCTCATGCCCAGGCCGCCGCGCACATGGCCGGCCACCGCTTTCGCGAAGTCGATGATCCTGTCGGCGATGCCGCCGTACATCATGATTTCGCCGGCAAAGATGAAGAACGGGATCGCGAGGAACGAGAACGGGTTCATCCCCGAGATCATTTGCTGGAAGCCCACCGCGAGCGGCAGGCCTTCGTACAGGATGGTCGCGAGCGACGAGAGCCCGATGGAAAACGCCACCGGCACCCCCATCAGGAGCAGCACCAGGAAGGTGACGCAGAGGATGGTCAGTGCCATGACGGGACCACCTCTTCACCACGGATCAGCGCAATGATGTGCTCGACCGAGAACATCGCCACCAGCACGCCGGCCACCGCGGGCGGTGCGTACTTAAAGGCCTCCGACACACCCAGCGTCGGGATCTTGTAGCCCGCGACGCTCTCGGCGAGCAGCCCGCAGTTCCACGCCATCAGCAGGCCGAAGACCAGCACCAGGGCGTGGATCACCACTTCCATCTTGAGCCGCAGCCCCTCGGGCGCCAGCGCGAGAAAACTCTCCAGCCCGATGTGCCCCGCATCGCGAACGCCCACCGCCATGCCGAGCATGGTGACGTAGAGCACCAGCAGCACGGCCGAGCTTTCGGCCCAGGTGGGGGTGTCGTTGAACACATAGCGGCCGATCACCTGGTAGAGCACGGCGATGATCAGCAGCACGAGGCCGGCCACGCCCAGGCGCAGGCACAGCCGCGCGATGGCGGCGCACAGTCGGGTGTACATGGAGTGAGGCTTCTCTCTTCGTCGTCGCGGTCAGCCGATCACTTCACTTCGCCGATGCGCTTGACCAGGGCCTGCAGCTTGGGGTCGGTCAGGAACTTGTCGTACACCGGCTTCATCGCCGACTGGAACGAGGCCTTGTCCACTTCCACGATCTCGGCGCCGCCGGCCTTCACGGTGGCGAGCGACTTGGCTTCGCGCTCGTCCCACAGCTTGCGCATGTAGGCCACCGACTCCTTGGCGGCGTCGCGGATGATCTTCTGTTCGGCAGCCGGCAGGGTGTCCCACACACGCTTGGAGAAGAGCAGGATTTCCGGCGCCATCGAGTGGTCGGTCTTGTTGTAGTACTTCGCCACTTCGAAGTGGCGGCTGCTTTCGTAGCTGGGGTAGTTGTTCTCGGCGGCGTCGACCAGGCCGGTCTTCAGCGCGGTGTAGACCTCGCCGAACGGCATGGGCGTGGCGTTGGCGCCCATCGCGCTCATCAGCGCCACCCACAGGTCGCTCTGCTGCACGCGGATCTTCATGCCCTTGGTGTCGGCGATGCTCTTGACCGGCTTCTTCACCGAGTAGATCGACCGCGAGCCCGAGTCGTAGAAGGCGAGGCCGATGAAGCCCTGCGCTTCGCAGTCCTTCAGGATCTCCTGGCCGATCTCGCCGTCGAGCACCTTGCGCATGTGCTCGGTCGAGCGGAAGAGGAAGGGCATGGTGGGCACCATGGTGGCCGGGCAGATGTTGTTCATCGGCGCCACGTTCACGCGCGTCATCGCGAGTGCGCCGAGCTTGGTCTGCTCGATGGTGTCTTTCTCGGCGCCGAGGGCCGACTTGGCGAACACCTTCACGCTGTGCTTGCCGTTGGTGGCCTTGGAGATCAGCTCACCCATGTGGCGCACGGCCAGCACGGTGGGGTAGTCCTCGGGGTGGATGTCGGAGGAGCGGAATTCGGCGGCGTGGGCCGCGCCGAGGGCGAGCAGGGCGGCCAGTGCGATCAGTTTTTTCATCTCATGTCTCCTGGTGGAAGTTGTGTGCGAGGGTTTATTCGAAGGGGCCGGTGCGCGTGAAGGCGCCGCCCTGGTAGATGACCGCGGGGTCGTTCAGGTCCAGCGTCGGGTGGCGGGCTTCGACAGCTGCGCGGAATTGCTCCGCGCTGTCTTGCGGGCGGTAGCCGATGTGGCGGGCCAGCGTGTTGTCCCACCAGGTTGTGGCGTTGTCGCTCATGCCGTAGACGATCGAGTGGCCCACCACCGGCGCGGTGAGGCTCGCCACCACCAGACGCTCGAGGTCGTCGTAGCTCATCCAGGTGGCGAGCATGCGGCGGTCCTTAGGCTCGGGGAAGGAGGAGCCGATGCGCAGGC
This genomic interval carries:
- a CDS encoding TRAP transporter small permease, translated to MYTRLCAAIARLCLRLGVAGLVLLIIAVLYQVIGRYVFNDTPTWAESSAVLLVLYVTMLGMAVGVRDAGHIGLESFLALAPEGLRLKMEVVIHALVLVFGLLMAWNCGLLAESVAGYKIPTLGVSEAFKYAPPAVAGVLVAMFSVEHIIALIRGEEVVPSWH
- a CDS encoding TRAP transporter substrate-binding protein, with protein sequence MKKLIALAALLALGAAHAAEFRSSDIHPEDYPTVLAVRHMGELISKATNGKHSVKVFAKSALGAEKDTIEQTKLGALAMTRVNVAPMNNICPATMVPTMPFLFRSTEHMRKVLDGEIGQEILKDCEAQGFIGLAFYDSGSRSIYSVKKPVKSIADTKGMKIRVQQSDLWVALMSAMGANATPMPFGEVYTALKTGLVDAAENNYPSYESSRHFEVAKYYNKTDHSMAPEILLFSKRVWDTLPAAEQKIIRDAAKESVAYMRKLWDEREAKSLATVKAGGAEIVEVDKASFQSAMKPVYDKFLTDPKLQALVKRIGEVK
- a CDS encoding TRAP transporter large permease; this encodes MALTILCVTFLVLLLMGVPVAFSIGLSSLATILYEGLPLAVGFQQMISGMNPFSFLAIPFFIFAGEIMMYGGIADRIIDFAKAVAGHVRGGLGMSNVLACTLFGGVSGSPVADVSAMGAVLIPQMKKEGYDADYAVNVTTHASLVGALMPTSHNLIIFTLAASGKVSIAALILAGIVPAIILTVCNLAAAYFVAVKRGYPAGTFPGWAIVWQSFALSLPGLLVVVIIIAGILSGAFTATESASVAVVWALFLAAIVYKRLTREQFLKAAAKAVKTTGTVLLLIGISSMFGYLIGLYGVAELTGKALASMTSSPWVIFLWVNIILFVLGTFLDMAATILICTPIFLPICQQYGMTTEQFGIVMLINCALGLNTPPVGTTQFVGCTIGEVSVGTVMKTIWPFYGALIFALMLVTYVPGFAMWLPNLILK